One window of Leishmania panamensis strain MHOM/PA/94/PSC-1 chromosome 1 sequence genomic DNA carries:
- a CDS encoding hypothetical protein (TriTrypDB/GeneDB-style sysID: LpmP.01.0060), with product MRRLLLLCTHPIGCCTTTTVAAAPALVFGARGIATSGRVTNEDRRWWLVHLECAPDVTAGTFVSWLDCCGTHTTKKLIERNIWTIEQVAELDSDRVDELKYREGCLKMDIVWEHARTIITPLKQREVSGGVESQLQSRILELRKKRELERQRESIAKERATLNDRREETLQKLRESIAARKAALRRKLDAQRSEAAPAAAAAESTSTEAHKESMEAAVENESVGSVVDRISGNKPPRT from the coding sequence ATGCGACGACTACTACTGTTGTGCACGCACCCCAttggctgctgcaccaccactaccgtagcagcggcaccggcgctggTGTTTGGCGCGCGTGGCATTGCGACCAGTGGCCGTGTCACCAACGAGGACCGCCGCTGGTGGCTGGTGCACCTCGAGTGCGCGCCGGATGTGACGGCCGGCACGTTTGTCTCATGGCtcgactgctgcggcacccacaccaccaaGAAGCTCATCGAGCGCAACATCTGGACCATCGAGCAGGTGGCCGAGCTCGACTCGGACCGTGTAGACGAGCTCAAGTACAGGGAGGGCTGCCTGAAGATGGACATCGTCTGGGAGCATGCGCGCACCATCATCACGCcgctgaagcagcgcgaGGTGAGCGGTGGTGTTGAGTCGCAACTGCAAAGTCGTATtctggagctgcgcaagaaACGAgagctggagcggcagcgcgaaTCAATCGCGAAGGAGCGGGCGACGCTGAACGACAGGCgtgaggagacgctgcagaaGTTGCGCGAGTCCATCGCAGCGAGgaaagcagcgctgcgcaggaAGTTggacgcgcagcgcagcgaggccgcaccagcggctgcggctgctgagaGCACCTCGACGGAGGCACATAAGGAATCAATGGAGGCAGCTGTGGAGAATGAATCTGTAGGCAGCGTTGTGGATCGAATAAGCGGTAACAAGCCGCCTCGTACCTAA
- a CDS encoding hypothetical protein (TriTrypDB/GeneDB-style sysID: LpmP.01.0070), producing the protein MSSAEFVRNVGAHTTIYRWEASGLEDLNRQNKLSSLPFWIPNSTTRRHQFKVVLLRGLMLSASPATDPFGVLVEFIPPPPPPVVAASGSATSTAVSSSSPPSDFPGGCAVTCEVLPIDSTTPTAEGEGQCRRDDGAEAAQRKAITSTKMAVLNASNAQVSFPEFVSADVLHNPRYVRGAPKSFTLQITIETDINVPLHQAATTAFSLFSSLTTSVSHLLDSTAQLYHEGRESINGTIFAPTASALAHSSELWHGMTPSSSATAASGPTAPMTAAASTAATLPPWEQPPEEWRDRAAEWRSLVSERLAGLDGTYRHGVEKTLSPDEVGLLAEVGLMETDLWALYGLFDFDHDVQEGLLASAEVRAHRYRLVPARLKEETFWANYFWKVHCVGQCVTERQVAAVLVALCMPERAAQTKHSTTLEVLRHILDGEEVVAVLEDFIKRGEAAEPWCTVAAETARHYRDVLDVTSQRTDLAPNIHTQLGSTLSSLEEALSWYSDALAGTADPHAVSVDGDACAAAAAAAVATAKTVADEVAVNVADAALPASPQVVEADALSKQLWQEPSPEASPAPATPPAVKSATSSPHTSTSGGLPSASRVEFAKMPWEEEDEAEEPVM; encoded by the coding sequence ATGTCCTCCGCTGAGTTTGTGCGCAACGTGGGTGCGCACACGACCATCTACCGCTGGGAAGCTTCTGGGCTGGAAGACTTGAACCGCCAGAACAAGCtatcctccctccccttctggATTCCGAATTCCACAACGCGGAGGCATCAGTTCAaggtagtgctgctgcgcggcttgATGCTGAGTGCTAGCCCTGCCACAGACCCTTTTGGTGTACTCGTTGAGTTCATCCCACCTCCCCCGCCGCCGGTTGTAGCGGCGAGCGGGTCGGCCACATCGACAGCAGTAtcgtcttcctcgccccCCAGTGACTTCCCGGGCGGCTGCGCCGTGACATGCGAGGTGCTCCCCATTGACTCCACGACCCCAACggcggagggggaagggcagTGTAGGCGCGACGATGGggccgaggcggcgcagagaAAGGCGATCACATCCACCAAGATGGCAGTACTGAATGCGAGCAACGCGCAGGTGAGCTTCCCAGAGTTTGTTTCGGCAGACGTGCTTCACAACCCGCGCTACGTCAGGGGCGCACCGAAGTCCTTCACACTGCAGATCACCATCGAGACCGACATCAATGTTCCGCTGCACCaggccgccaccactgccttctccctcttctcctcactgACGACGTCGGTGAGCCACTTGCTTGACAGCACCGCTCAACTCTACCACGAGGGGCGCGAGAGCATCAACGGTACTATTTTTGCACCAACCgcgtcggcgctggcgcactCCTCTGAGCTTTGGCACGGCATGACGCCCTCGTCatctgcgactgctgcttcCGGCCCAACAGCGCCAAtgacggctgctgcttcgacTGCAGCTACTCTGCCCCCGTGGGAACAGCCACCGGAGGAGTGGCGTGACCGCGCCGCTGAATGGCGCTCTCTTGTGAGCGAGCGGCTGGCTGGGCTCGACGGCACGTACCGACATGGGGTGGAGAAAACACTCTCACCGGACGAGGTGGGGCTGCTGGCGGAGGTCGGACTCATGGAGACGGACTTGTGGGCTCTCTACGGCCTGTTCGACTTTGACCATGATGTGCAGGAGGGCCTGCTTGCCTCTGCTGAGGTACGGGCTCACCGCTATCGTCTGGTACCGGCCCGCCTCAAGGAGGAGACCTTCTGGGCGAACTACTTCTGGAAGGTCCACTGCGTTGGCCAGTGCGTGACAGAGCGGCAGGTGGCTGCGGTGCTTGTGGCACTGTGCATGCCTGAACGGGCTGCTCAAACAAAGCACTCTACCACTCtagaggtgctgcggcacatcCTCGACGGCGAAGAGGTTGTCGCTGTTTTGGAAGACTTCATCAAgcgcggcgaggcagcggagcCGTGGTGCACCgtggcagcggagacggCGCGCCACTACAGAGACGTGCTGGATGTCACCTCACAGCGCACCGACCTGGCACCCAACATACACACCCAGTTGGGGTCGACTCTCTCCAGcttggaggaggcgcttTCGTGGTACAGCGATGCGCTGGCGGGCACCGCAGATCCACATGCTGTATCCGTCGACGGCGATgcttgcgctgccgctgctgccgctgctgtcgcgacAGCCAAGACGGTGGCGGATGAGGTGGCCGTGAATGTTGCCGACGCTGCTTTACCGGCATCACCacaggtggtggaggcggatgCCCTGTCGAAGCAGTTGTGGCAAGAGCCGTCTCCTGAGGCTTCTCCGGCCCCCGCCACGCCCCCGGCAGTGAAGTCGGCAACATCATcgccccacaccagcaccagcggcggcttGCCAAGTGCCAGCAGAGTCGAGTTTGCCAAGATGCCctgggaagaggaggatgaggcggaggagccgGTGATGTGA
- a CDS encoding hypothetical protein (TriTrypDB/GeneDB-style sysID: LpmP.01.0080): MPIAPPTKERPSSSGGVLLPLAAVGAGLLCLWKAIQICSVPVHPRCVTVVYDTRRKTVLCTSADREMHRESLPRVSHFGVSLYFGSAMMYWSRTWLLVPPSSFFGVFTLPRGVFEEPGESVNCVVEEVAVRDGSVNIMATVFYTISFDQMERYLAAIGPEPPNEVIGKAVAHVARVRCAEQSAGILLSKTRREATFMGPYKDHLTSKLMSEAAVLVNDVVVESVVLLEGG, from the coding sequence ATGCCAATCGCTCCTCCTACCAAGGAGAGGCCGAGTAGCAGCGGAGGTGTGCTTCTGCCACTTGCTGCGGTCGGAGCTGGTCTGCTGTGCCTCTGGAAGGCCATTCAAATCTGCTCCGTTCCCGTTCACCCGCGCTGCGTGACCGTCGTCTACGACACGCGGCGCAAGACGGTCTTGTGCACCTCTGCAGATCGAGAGATGCACCGGGAGTCACTGCCGCGGGTGTCGCACTTCGGTGTATCGCTGTACTTCGGGTCCGCGATGATGTACTGGAGCCGGACGTGGCTGCTAgtgccgccgtcgtcctTCTTCGGCGTCTTCACGCTTCCGCGCGGCGTCTTCGAGGAACCGGGCGAGTCAGTGAATTGCGTTgtagaggaggtggcggtgcgtgaCGGGTCGGTGAACATCATGGCGACTGTTTTCTACACCATTTCTTTCGATCAGATGGAGCGCTACCTCGCCGCCATCGGCCCCGAGCCGCCCAACGAGGTGATTGGGAAGGCCGTCGCCCACGTCGCACGAGTGCGGTGCGCAGAGCAGTCTGCCGGCATTCTGCTCAGTAAGACCCGCCGCGAAGCGACGTTCATGGGCCCGTATAAGGACCACCTTACCTCGAAGCTCATGTcggaggcggcagtgctggTGAATGACGTCGTTGTGGAGagtgtggtgctgctcgagggGGGCTAG
- a CDS encoding thymidylate kinase, putative (TriTrypDB/GeneDB-style sysID: LpmP.01.0090) produces MPSIAALSRTLHGGTSVYRSRLDSLKVLHAVAQSSPPWWTPSCSSFLRQAESLSTSTSAASARRHPVIVVEGLDGTGKTLITRTLAEKLSGMAVSTPPPQFAEVRETFRSQEEVVARAFYSAANYIAAEGILAASQSAVVVVDRWWCSTCAMALANAHNYDSLPPSGDAVYRWPEDLPAPDAGFLLCVDEAVRVARIRKRAPEDFEEQRLSSQSEMRRVAMEAYRRTNMLTEVAAPTYHVAVNSILRLLPESGVVHCAAAFTQAELDSIEPF; encoded by the coding sequence ATGCCTTCCATCGCCGCCCTGTCGCGCACACTGCACGGCGGCACAAGCGTGTACAGGTCCCGCTTAGACTCTCTCAAGGTACTGCACGCCGTGGCCcagtcgtcgccgccgtggtgGACGCCAAGTTGCTCCAGCTTCCTTCGCCAAGCAGAGTCACTGAGCACGTCGACAAGTGCCGCTTCTGCACGCAGGCACCCTGTCATCGTTGTGGAGGGATTGGATGGCACTGGAAAGACACTCATCACGCGTACACTGGCCGAGAAGCTGTCAGGGATGGCAGTgagcacaccgccgccacagtTTGCCGAAGTCCGGGAGACCTTCCGAAGCCAGGAGGAGGTCGTGGCGAGAGCCTTCTACTCCGCTGCCAACTACATCGCAGCTGAGGGCATCCTCGCAGCGTCGCAATCGGCGGTAGTCGTGGTCgatcggtggtggtgctctaCCTGCGCGATGGCACTGGCGAATGCCCACAACTATGACAGTCTGCCGCCGAGCGGTGATGCCGTGTACCGCTGGCCAGAGGACTTACCAGCACCGGATGCCGGCTTTTTGCTGTGCGTCGAtgaggcggtgcgcgtggCGCGTATCCGCAAGCGCGCCCCTGAGGATTTCGAGGAGCAGCGTCTCTCCTCCCAGAGCGAGATGCGCCGTGTTGCGATGGAGGCGTACCGCCGCACCAATATGCTGACCGAGGTAGCTGCGCCGACCTATCACGTAGCGGTGAACTCCATCTTGCGACTTCTGCCTGAGAGCGGTGTGGTGCATTGTGCTGCGGCCTTTACACAGGCGGAGCTCGACAGCATTGAGCCTTTTTAG
- a CDS encoding galactoside 2-alpha-L-fucosyltransferase, putative (TriTrypDB/GeneDB-style sysID: LpmP.01.0100) produces MGNQLFLVANLLATAQRTGIPAYLEAAPFSSSAEAPRPTYWGSLFRNLSQHGVQMCVSSPPLPPLPFVAVPETRPVRKVLLDAQRACVFNMVGFFQSEAFFDDYPTISSVIPPELWSAAREHLAMYYGGGSCHTVALHVRRGDYTRFADVFEQLDVVEYYDAAVRQLLGGLLLQSPSALPQQPSVDLAPAPPAGPLPLPFLRLLVFCEEERFGRTVVGYFRTKYRGAVLVSLVCAATEASAVSARPPAVSPSAGLMPRDVLELLMMSQCNDVVMANSTFSWWGAYLNRVSLHRVIAPSRWFVKDPYPASNHLYCPGWILL; encoded by the coding sequence ATGGGCAACCAGCTTTTCCTTGTTGCAAACTTGTTAGccacggcgcagcgcactggCATACCGGCCTACCTGGAGGCAGCGccgttcagcagcagcgccgaagCCCCACGCCCCACTTACTGGGGCTCTCTTTTTCGAAACCTCAGCCAGCATGGAGTTCAGATGTGCGTGtcctcgccaccgctgccgccgctccctTTCGTGGCGGTACCCGAGACTCGACCGGTGCGGAAGGTGCTGCTTGACGCGCAGCGGGCCTGTGTCTTCAACATGGTCGGCTTCTTCCAAAGCGAAGCCTTCTTCGACGACTACCCAACCATATCCTCCGTCATTCCACCAGAGCTGTGGAGCGCTGCGCGCGAGCACCTGGCCATGTACTACGGCGGCGGGTCGTGCCACACTGTCGCCTTGCacgtgcggcgcggcgactACACGCGCTTTGCCGATGTTTTCGAGCAGCTCGACGTCGTCGAGTACTACGACGCGgctgtgcggcagctgctcggTGGACTGCTCTTGCAGTCGCCGTCTGCTCTGCCGCAACAGCCGTCAGTGGATTTGGCCCCCGCGCCGCCTGCCggcccactgccgctgccgttcctTCGCTTGCTCGTCTTCTGCGAAGAGGAGCGCTTTGGGCGCACCGTTGTGGGGTATTTTCGCACAAAGTACCGAGGCGCCGTCCTGGTCAGTCTTGTGTGCGCCGCAACGGAGGCGAGCGCGGTATCGGCGAGGCCACCTGCGGTGTCGCCGTCAGCGGGGCTGATGCCGCGTGACGTGCTGGAGTTGCTGATGATGTCGCAGTGCAACGATGTTGTGATGGCAAACTCTACCTTCTCGTGGTGGGGTGCCTACCTGAACCGCGTCTCACTCCACCGCGTCATCGCACCTTCCCGGTGGTTCGTGAAGGACCCGTACCCGGCGTCCAATCACCTTTACTGCCCTGGATGGATACTCCTCTGa
- a CDS encoding glutaredoxin-like protein (TriTrypDB/GeneDB-style sysID: LpmP.01.0110) has translation MLSFSYRPLMRGVLATAGASLMALPNRALTATTRSLYSSNLVRLAPVVPPKDAPPTMGGDPDLEETHPDFQPRIVGGDLAEDEIAMIKKDIVDTIRDEEIVVFIKGVPEAPMCAFSKRMIDVMEALGVEYTSFDVLAHPVVRSYVKEVSEWPTIPQLFIKGEFVGGVDIILKMAESGDLQMLLDQKGVKHCGAKS, from the coding sequence ATGCTGTCGTTCTCCTACCGCCCGCTCATGCGCGGTGTATTGGCAACGGCTGGTGCGTCGCTCATGGCCCTGCCGAATCGTGCACTGACTGCGACGACGCGCTCGCTCTACAGCAGCAATTTGGTACGGTTGGCTCCAGTCGTGCCGCCAAAAGATGCACCACCGACGATGGGTGGCGATCCAGACTTGGAGGAGACCCACCCTGATTTTCAACCCCGCATAGTGGGTGGTGACCTCGCCGAGGACGAGATTGCTATGATCAAGAAGGACATCGTCGACACGATCCGCGACGAGGAAATCGTCGTGTTCATCAAGGGCGTTCCTGAGGCACCGATGTGCGCCTTCTCAAAGCGCATGATCGATGTGATGGAGGCCCTTGGGGTGGAGTACACCTCCTTCGACGTGCTCGCTCACCCGGTGGTGCGCAGCTACGTGAAGGAGGTGAGCGAGTGGCCGACGATTCCGCAGCTCTTCATAAAGGGTGAATTCGTGGGTGGCGTCGACATCATCCTGAAGATGGCGGAGAGCGGAGACTTGCAGATGCTGCTGGACCAGAAGGGCGTCAAGCACTGCGGTGCGAAGTCGTAG
- a CDS encoding hypothetical protein (TriTrypDB/GeneDB-style sysID: LpmP.01.0120) yields the protein MHFAPAPSSLHQRPDQDNHHPQRHNVVDGADPYRTATLLPLRRRGSARDISAMLTAPVVEYRPPQWATPLGISLWTMPPASNPTATTSVLNRSSGADSSGAPHAYYTTSPKSAAASTRRGYEDVGGRVRGRRAGGATATGGRQSFGTSPSPHSTTSTRQVHRSRSIAEVRPGYVTSTERARYRNSVTKRLIDLYDEVAELHGCRGNMKRQVTKAMRTDPRSCRERNGEVQLANKPTPQQQRAVESVKDAFEVLYDAMHELIAAYLTPEEKRYLGIDTHLFQTNREKAKTYQYAPPQPKQRSSSTGAARGARGKTAATKSPLPSIQHSELREEEEEAVAEGEEEVHTAATAPTSGSTAAPMPADPVLTPPIGTPALGASAAFNSAQISFSAPPIQLAQQSMTENSLLAAQPQPVTSSPPPLYSSILPAEAPGDDFGAAAEQQSVMGSHTDETEIPVRSPERVFAPATSMSTLNEAWPSDTAEGSPVPSPTKPKPPAANDELVKAPVGDPDEAIPTSKMPPTPAPQTPLSQPPSRTASTMSINGAPATKASAPHAPATRSELKRFVIDSDSNSDM from the coding sequence atgcaCTTCGCCCCTGCACCGTCCTCGCTTCACCAACGACCGGACCAAGACAATCACCACCCACAGAGGCACAATGTGGTCGATGGCGCCGACCCCTACCGCACCGCGACGCTGCTACCGCTTCGTCGCAGAGGTAGCGCTCGCGACATCAGCGCAATGCTGACGGCCCCCGTCGTGGAGTACCGCCCGCCGCAGTGGGCGACACCGCTGGGCATATCACTCTGGACGATGCCTCCAGCCTCGAACCCGACGGCCACGACATCTGTTCTTAaccgcagcagtggtgccgacagcagcggcgcaccgcaCGCTTACTACACCACCTCACCGaagtcggcagcagcgtcgactcGGCGAGGTTATGAAGATGTGGGCGGACGAGTGCGAGGGAGGCGGGCTGGCGGCGCTACAGCCACCGGAGGGCGACAATCCTTCGGCacctcaccgtcgccgcaTTCCACCACGAGCACCCGGCAGGTGcatcgcagccgcagcatcgCGGAGGTTCGCCCGGGCTACGTGACGTCCACGGAGCGCGCCCGCTACCGCAACAGCGTCACAAAGAGGCTGATCGATCTCTACGACGAGGTAGCCGAGCTGCACGGCTGCCGCGGGAACATGAAGCGCCAGGTGACCAAGGCGATGCGCACCGACCCTCGCTCCTGCAGGGAGCGCAACGGCGAGGTGCAACTCGCCAACAAGCCCACACCCCAGCAACAGCGCGCTGTCGAGTCGGTCAAGGACGCGTTTGAGGTGTTGTATGACGCCATGCACGAGCTGATCGCGGCTTACCTCACCCCAGAGGAGAAGCGCTACCTCGGCATCGACACGCATCTCTTCCAGACCAACcgagagaaggcaaagacgtACCAATACGCCCCACCGCAGCCGAAGCAGCGGTCGTCGTCAaccggtgctgcgcgaggggCACGCGGAaagacggcggcgacaaAGTCCCCATTGCCGTCGATTCAGCACAgtgagctgcgcgaggaagaagaggaggcggtggcggagggtgaggaggaagtgcacacagcagccaccgcgCCAACTAGCGgctccactgctgcgccaaTGCCGGCAGATCCAGTCCTCACCCCGCCTATTGGCACGCCAGCGCTAGGGGCCTCGGCTGCATTCAACTCGGCCCAGATCTCTTTCTCGGCACCGCCCAtccagctggcgcagcagtcCATGACTGAGAACTCCCTGCTGGCGGCCCAACCGCAGCCGGTgacgtcatcgccgccgcctctctacTCCTCCATCCTGCCCGCTGAGGCGCCTGGCGATGACtttggcgctgcagctgagcagcAGTCTGTCATGGGCTCCCACACAGATGAGACAGAGATTCCGGTGAGGTCGCCGGAGCGCGTCTTTGCGCCAGCCACGTCCATGTCGACACTGAACGAAGCGTGGCCCAGCGATACAGCGGAGGGGTCACCGGTACCTTCGCCGACCAAGCCAAAGCCGCCAGCTGCAAATGATGAACTTGTGAAGGCGCCGGTGGGCGACCCTGATGAGGCAATTCCGACCTCAAAGATGCCGCCAACGCCGGCCCCGCAGACCCCATTGTCGCAGCCGCCCAGCCGCACTGCCTCCACCATGAGCATCAACGGCGCGCCTGCTACCAAAGCTTCCGCACCCCACGCACCGGCAACGCGCTCGGAGTTAAAGCGCTTCGTAATCGACTCCGACAGTAACAGCGATATGTGA
- a CDS encoding hypothetical protein (TriTrypDB/GeneDB-style sysID: LpmP.01.0130) → MVLAQPSSGALHSVQGGIGDASCADWRGQVVRYVNGAFTPPLLTEEVVQSSVDTFEDAAWVRDEAVRSYAEFHNNVESLHATMRTQLRPVWRTAMQLHPDILADVRDEWHLRRRDSIPDNIPISVAASQGIELQETILHDVEDALQVLRNTSVRFAAHFLSDKEKISMGANPAYLRAPDIDREVVMSRSQSISTSPQRTLPAMTASILSSPGGAGSGHVRHSTSSASVALHTPSRQHSGRRHSRYGHHHHRHYSDVAGLVSSNSNRRTDSCKSSRRSRGTGDDPLLEELRKQYQVRISELKARNEDEGERRRGRHGASTSARAAPPRHASWAHAAVPRSSSLSLTASSTSSSALTGTSSTRSRC, encoded by the coding sequence ATGGTACTAGCGCAGCCTTCCAGTGGTGCTCTGCACAGCGTGCAAGGTGGCATAGGTGATGCGTCTTGCGCGGACTGGAGGGGGCAGGTGGTCAGGTATGTCAACGGGGCCTTTACGCCGCCACTGCTAACGGAGGAGGTGGTTCAGAGCAGCGTTGATACCTTCGAGGATGCTGCCTGGGTGCGGGACGAGGCAGTGCGCAGCTACGCAGAGTTCCACAACAATGTAGAGTCGCTCCACGCAACcatgcgcacgcagctgcggcctGTGTGGAGGacggcgatgcagctgcacccaGACATCCTGGCGGACGTGCGGGACGAGTGGCACCTCCGGCGGCGGGACAGCATCCCAGACAACATTCCGATCTCTGTTGCCGCTTCTCAGGGCATTGAGTTGCAGGAGACAATACTGCATGACGTGGAGGATGCTCTGCAGGTGCTACGCAATACGTCGGTGCGCTTCGCTGCTCATTTCTTGTCGGATAAGGAGAAGATTTCGATGGGCGCAAATCCGGCGTACCTCCGCGCGCCGGACATCGACCGAGAGGTGGTGATGTCACGCTCGCAGAGCATCTCCACCTCACCCCAGCGCACGCTGCCAGCAATGACAGCGTCAATTTTATCGTCTCCAGGAGGTGCGGGGAGTGGGCACGTGAGGCATTCCACGTCGAGTGCGTCTGTCGCCCTCCACACCCCAAGTAGGCAACATAGTGGTCGCCGTCACAGCCGCTAcgggcaccaccaccaccgccactacaGCGACGTAGCGGGGCTGGTGAGCTCCAACTCCAACAGGCGAACGGACAGCTGCAAGTCCTCCCGTAGGAGCCGTGGCACCGGCGACGATCCACTTTtagaggagctgcgcaagcagtATCAGGTGCGTATTAGCGAACTGAAGGCGAGGAATGAGGATGAGGGAGAAAGACGACGAGGCCGGCACGGTGCATCAACATCAGCGagggcggcgccaccacggcaCGCCAGCTGGGCACACGCCGCGGTTCCGAGATCatcctctctgtctttgaCGGCTTCATCGACGTCTTCGAGTGCATTGACCGGCACCAGCTCGACGCGGTCTCGCTGCTGA